The Bacteroidota bacterium genome window below encodes:
- a CDS encoding PKD domain-containing protein, with amino-acid sequence MKIAASHFKNAAIIKVKGMNRNLPIKKVLVFICAFLLFVSGKVSASHTMGADLTYECLGGNTYKVTVSFYRDCIGIAAPANPLVTVTSTSCGQSLSVTCYKRPGTGQEVTPACSSSVTTCNGGPFTGIQEWVYDGIITLPAACADWTFGYSLCCRNAAITTINTPSGSTFYIYATLNNLVSTCNSSPTFSNKPVPFLCLGQQYCFNHGAYDADGDSLVYELITPMQTSSSTVTYHAPYNASNPLNSSPSTSFNSATGDICLNPQALEVTVMAVLVKEYRNGDLIGTVERDLQLTVMNCANTLPTLTGINGTNNFSITICANEPTCFDIFSNDVDAGQQLLVDWNFGIPGATFNTGTGLHPTGTFCWTPGASDIGNSYSFTVRVQDDACPYYGSQIYSYTVNVIGITASAGPDQQIACSDLATLTAHGYGGSGTYTYLWSTGSTMQAITVGEGSYSVTVNDGSCTATDTVNVTLPFIPTAAFTNSPVLCLNNPIQFTDQSTTPAGVFTDYHWDFDDGTTSTLQNPSHQFPGAGSYDVTLIVTNNLGCVDSVTHTIVIATPPVSQFTASNSCINSVVSFTDQTTGNDNYWHWYFGDGATSFAHNPTHTYTSSGTFNVMLISGDTLGCLDTVSHPITIFPLPVASAGTNQNVCAGGSVTLTATGGVTYVWHPSGSTGSSIVLTPGSSTNVSVTVTDANGCSAVDTVSIAVNPLPNINAGTDGFICSGGSVTLNATGGISYVWMPGGHSGPSYTVDPATTTSYTVIGTGANGCTSSDIVNVNVGALPVVTISPDVNICAGQSTTLTASGGLTYSWNPIGATTGTVTVTPGTSTQYEVIATDAAGCTSNAYVMVDVNPLPVVNLQSFFLCSGSTTTLNAGNPGSTYSWSTGETTQTISINAGGNYNVTVTSPFGCVASSACTIVSGTALTINLANVAFCQGDSATLDAGYPGMTYNWTTGATSQAITVHSAGNYGVTVTDSLGCSGSINVSAVMNTLPVTNFSATSVCQGATTAFTDGSSTTSGSITNWAWDFGDAGNSVAQNPTHTYSTAGTYIVTLTTTTSNGCSSTITRSITVNPLPVAAFTTANGCAGSNISFTNTSTVSTGFINTFAWNFGDATTSSSSNPTHTYASAGNYVVNLQVTTAGGCSANVNGNLTVHPIPVATFSAPAACLGNATVFNNTSSISTGSITTTNWNFNDSYTSTQNSPSHTFTTSGTHSVNLIVSSAFGCTDTVIQNITINALPVPNAGADQTVCNGTTVSLTATGGTTYNWMPGNHTGSTYSVSPSATTTYSVQVTDANGCSASDNVVVNINSLPTANAGANRAICTGGSVTLNGSGGSTYNWMPGNLTTANIAVNPTANTTFILTVTDANGCQDTDQVAVTVNALPVVSAGPDQAICNGSIVNFTATGATTYQWNPIGSTASSIFVTPSVNSTYTLIGTDANGCISSDTVSVTVHAVPVVNLNPTFICLGYSSTLDAGNAGSSYDWSTGETTQTISVSDSGSYTVVVTSANGCAALGQTVVTVGGNITANPTTINICSGNSTTLNAGNPGSTYAWSTGQTTQTITTSISGNYYVTITDLNGCAATKLNVVNVDPLPVASFAVSPTCLGNSTMFTNNSTISSGTIANSLWSFGDSFSSSSLNPSHSYSGAGSYSVTLTITSAAGCTSTTNQNVVINPLPTADFSTTTVCLGSSNQFTDNSTVSSGFISEWIWNFGDGTTGTSASTSHAYSTAGNYTATLIAVTNNNCSDTISHQVVVNGLPVSAFTAGNGCAESLINFTNTSNSAYGSITAYAWNFNNGNTSTLTDPSIQFTNPGTYNVSLIATTVSGCVDTSKQAITIYPVPVAAINVTSACTNSNIGLVNNSTITSGTIQNHYWTFGDNTTSNAITPSHTYASAGTYTVNLVVTSDRGCRDTVSVTTNSHPLPVVSMTTESVCLGIDVDFLNSTSSASGGITTWNWSFGDGTTSTSFQPSHNYPAPGNYTVQLTATSNYGCNATSSSSLNIYPNPVAAFAVSNVCLGGANQLVNLSSVDGGISFTSTWTFDDGTHDQSTNPSHTFAAAGGYNISLAVSTPNGCTSQVTHNLSVYNPPVARFLGNDVCDGVSTHFIDQSYSQDGNIVGWLWNFGDNGASIEGNPAHLYGDPNTYNVSLTVTSIYGCYDTYNDSVQIFARPFTAIHATSACQNAPVQFMNMSNSSGQVNYNWDLGNGFTTTDSSFSYTFGTAGFYDVTLVATDSNNCSTTELARVEVYPLPVPNFVTTEACLNSPTQFTNQSYVNSGSTISAYIWNFGDQSTANQTNPNHTYAQVGTYNITLEAVTNYGCRETTVVQARVNPNPVAIFASSGSGCGPITSTFTEGSSVSEGSVTGWLWTFGDGDISTDRYPTHIFTNPGNYDVNLTVVSDRGCYASYTGSNVIQVYPSPTADFTASTYITDIMNPTIDFQNLSTNYSAYQWVFGDGASTTTVLNPTHTFSDTGSYSALLITTNAYGCRDTIFKSIEIRPKSTLFVPNCFTPNGDGKNEVFRPYHTNMEHLQVWVFDRWGLLLKTWDTLDGSWDGFYDGKKCQQDTYVYKIIGEGIDGQHSEWVGHVSIVY; translated from the coding sequence ATGAAAATAGCAGCAAGTCATTTTAAAAATGCGGCTATTATAAAGGTAAAAGGTATGAATCGAAATTTACCCATTAAAAAAGTACTGGTCTTCATATGTGCTTTTCTGCTTTTCGTAAGCGGAAAAGTATCGGCAAGTCATACGATGGGAGCCGACTTAACATACGAGTGCCTCGGGGGGAATACTTACAAAGTAACTGTTTCCTTCTATCGTGATTGTATCGGAATTGCTGCGCCGGCAAATCCTTTGGTTACAGTTACATCGACATCGTGCGGTCAATCTCTTAGTGTTACCTGTTACAAACGACCAGGTACCGGTCAGGAAGTAACTCCTGCCTGTTCAAGTTCAGTTACAACTTGTAATGGCGGACCTTTTACCGGAATTCAGGAGTGGGTATATGATGGTATCATCACCTTACCAGCTGCTTGCGCCGACTGGACATTTGGTTATTCACTTTGTTGCAGAAATGCTGCAATCACTACGATCAATACTCCCAGTGGAAGTACATTCTATATCTATGCTACTTTGAATAACCTTGTTTCAACTTGTAATTCATCACCAACTTTTTCTAACAAACCTGTTCCATTCCTTTGTTTAGGTCAGCAATATTGTTTCAACCACGGTGCTTATGATGCCGATGGTGATTCACTTGTTTATGAACTGATCACTCCAATGCAAACCTCTTCATCAACTGTTACATATCATGCTCCTTACAATGCTTCTAATCCGCTTAATTCGTCGCCATCGACATCGTTTAACTCGGCGACGGGTGACATCTGTTTAAATCCACAGGCACTTGAAGTTACCGTTATGGCTGTTCTTGTAAAAGAATACAGAAACGGAGATTTGATTGGTACTGTTGAACGTGACTTGCAGTTAACAGTAATGAACTGTGCAAATACACTTCCTACTTTAACAGGTATCAATGGAACAAATAATTTCAGTATTACAATTTGTGCCAATGAGCCGACATGCTTCGACATCTTTTCAAATGATGTGGATGCAGGTCAGCAATTGTTAGTGGACTGGAATTTCGGAATTCCCGGAGCTACATTTAATACCGGAACCGGATTACATCCAACAGGAACATTTTGCTGGACACCGGGTGCATCTGACATTGGAAATAGTTATTCGTTTACAGTCAGAGTACAAGATGACGCTTGTCCGTATTACGGAAGTCAGATCTATTCTTATACTGTCAACGTAATTGGTATAACAGCCAGTGCAGGTCCTGATCAACAAATTGCATGTAGTGACCTTGCTACACTTACTGCACATGGTTACGGCGGAAGCGGTACATACACTTACTTATGGAGTACCGGTTCTACAATGCAAGCCATTACTGTCGGAGAAGGGTCATACAGCGTCACTGTTAATGATGGTTCATGTACAGCAACAGATACAGTGAATGTAACATTGCCTTTCATTCCAACAGCTGCCTTTACTAACTCTCCTGTATTGTGTTTAAATAACCCGATACAATTTACTGACCAGTCAACTACTCCTGCCGGAGTATTTACTGATTACCATTGGGATTTTGATGATGGAACTACTTCTACATTGCAAAATCCATCGCATCAGTTTCCCGGAGCAGGTTCATATGATGTTACATTAATTGTAACCAATAATCTTGGTTGTGTTGATTCAGTAACTCATACAATTGTAATTGCAACACCACCGGTTTCACAATTTACTGCATCGAATTCCTGCATCAACTCAGTAGTATCATTTACCGATCAGACTACAGGTAACGATAATTACTGGCACTGGTATTTTGGTGATGGTGCTACTTCATTTGCTCATAACCCTACTCATACATATACTTCATCAGGTACATTTAATGTCATGCTGATCAGCGGTGACACTCTTGGTTGTCTTGATACAGTTTCTCATCCGATTACAATATTCCCTTTACCTGTAGCTTCTGCAGGTACTAATCAGAATGTTTGTGCAGGTGGTTCTGTAACATTAACAGCAACTGGAGGAGTTACTTATGTTTGGCATCCTTCAGGTTCTACCGGATCTTCAATTGTATTGACTCCCGGTAGTAGTACAAACGTATCGGTAACTGTTACCGATGCGAATGGTTGTTCTGCTGTAGATACAGTAAGTATTGCAGTCAACCCTTTGCCAAATATCAATGCGGGAACAGATGGTTTTATTTGTTCAGGCGGTTCAGTGACTTTGAATGCTACAGGTGGTATTTCATATGTATGGATGCCTGGTGGTCATTCAGGTCCTTCTTATACAGTGGATCCTGCTACTACTACTTCTTATACTGTTATTGGTACCGGTGCGAATGGTTGTACTTCATCTGACATAGTTAATGTAAATGTTGGAGCTCTGCCTGTAGTAACTATTAGTCCTGACGTGAATATATGTGCTGGTCAGAGTACTACTCTTACTGCAAGTGGTGGATTAACTTATTCATGGAATCCTATTGGTGCTACTACGGGTACTGTTACTGTTACTCCCGGTACATCAACTCAATATGAAGTAATAGCAACAGATGCGGCAGGTTGTACATCGAATGCATATGTTATGGTCGATGTCAATCCACTTCCTGTTGTTAACCTGCAATCGTTTTTCCTTTGTTCAGGTTCTACAACAACTCTGAATGCAGGAAATCCAGGATCAACTTATAGCTGGAGTACCGGAGAAACAACACAAACTATCTCAATCAACGCCGGAGGAAATTATAACGTTACTGTTACTTCTCCTTTTGGTTGTGTCGCAAGCTCTGCATGTACAATTGTCAGCGGAACAGCTCTTACAATAAATCTTGCTAACGTTGCTTTTTGCCAGGGTGATTCTGCAACTCTTGATGCAGGATATCCGGGTATGACTTATAACTGGACAACAGGTGCTACTTCACAAGCTATTACAGTTCATTCAGCTGGAAATTATGGTGTAACTGTAACTGATAGTCTTGGTTGTAGTGGCTCTATAAATGTTAGTGCAGTAATGAATACCTTGCCTGTAACTAACTTCTCTGCAACTTCTGTTTGTCAGGGTGCTACTACTGCTTTCACCGATGGATCTTCCACTACATCCGGTTCCATTACTAACTGGGCCTGGGATTTTGGTGATGCCGGTAATTCAGTGGCACAAAATCCAACACATACTTATTCAACTGCCGGAACTTACATTGTTACTCTCACAACAACAACATCAAATGGTTGTTCGAGTACAATTACAAGATCGATAACTGTAAATCCATTGCCGGTTGCAGCCTTTACTACTGCAAATGGTTGCGCAGGAAGTAATATTTCATTCACAAATACTTCGACAGTAAGTACAGGTTTCATAAATACATTTGCATGGAATTTCGGAGATGCTACAACTTCTTCAAGTTCTAATCCTACACATACTTATGCTAGTGCAGGAAACTATGTAGTAAATCTGCAGGTAACAACAGCAGGTGGTTGTTCGGCAAACGTAAATGGAAACTTAACTGTTCATCCGATTCCTGTTGCTACATTCTCTGCTCCTGCAGCTTGTTTAGGAAATGCAACTGTATTCAATAATACATCGAGTATTTCCACAGGTTCAATTACTACTACCAACTGGAATTTTAATGACTCATATACGTCTACACAAAATTCTCCTTCCCATACATTTACTACCTCAGGTACACATAGTGTTAACCTGATCGTAAGTTCTGCATTTGGTTGTACTGATACAGTAATTCAGAATATTACCATCAATGCTCTTCCTGTTCCAAATGCGGGAGCTGATCAGACAGTTTGTAACGGTACTACAGTAAGTCTTACTGCAACCGGTGGAACAACCTATAACTGGATGCCGGGAAATCATACTGGTTCAACTTATTCAGTTTCGCCTTCAGCAACTACGACTTATTCAGTTCAGGTCACTGATGCTAATGGATGCTCTGCTTCAGACAATGTTGTTGTTAATATCAATTCATTGCCAACTGCAAATGCAGGTGCTAACAGAGCGATCTGTACAGGTGGATCTGTTACACTAAATGGATCCGGTGGATCTACATACAACTGGATGCCCGGTAATTTAACTACTGCGAACATCGCGGTAAACCCGACAGCAAATACAACATTTATACTCACGGTAACTGATGCTAACGGATGTCAGGATACTGATCAGGTAGCAGTTACTGTAAATGCTTTACCTGTTGTGTCTGCCGGTCCTGATCAGGCGATCTGTAATGGTTCTATCGTCAACTTTACTGCAACCGGTGCAACTACTTACCAATGGAATCCTATTGGAAGCACAGCATCAAGTATTTTTGTTACTCCTTCTGTCAATTCAACATATACTTTGATCGGTACTGATGCCAATGGATGTATTTCCAGTGATACAGTAAGCGTCACAGTTCATGCTGTTCCAGTAGTCAACTTAAATCCAACATTTATTTGTTTAGGATATAGTTCGACTCTTGATGCAGGAAATGCAGGAAGTTCATATGACTGGTCTACGGGTGAAACAACTCAAACTATTTCAGTTTCGGACTCAGGTTCTTATACTGTTGTAGTAACAAGTGCAAACGGTTGTGCGGCTCTTGGACAAACTGTTGTTACGGTTGGTGGAAACATCACTGCAAATCCTACCACAATAAATATTTGTTCCGGAAATTCAACAACATTGAATGCCGGTAATCCCGGAAGTACATATGCTTGGTCAACGGGTCAAACAACTCAAACGATCACAACAAGTATATCCGGAAATTATTATGTAACAATTACAGACCTGAATGGTTGTGCTGCTACAAAACTCAACGTGGTTAATGTTGACCCATTACCTGTCGCATCCTTTGCAGTTAGTCCAACCTGCCTTGGAAACTCAACAATGTTTACAAACAACAGTACTATATCAAGTGGAACTATTGCAAATTCATTGTGGTCATTCGGTGATTCATTTTCTTCGAGCTCATTAAATCCTTCCCACTCTTATTCAGGAGCCGGTTCGTATTCAGTTACTCTCACTATCACTTCAGCAGCCGGTTGTACTTCTACAACGAATCAAAACGTAGTAATAAATCCATTACCTACAGCTGATTTTTCTACTACTACTGTTTGTCTTGGTTCTTCGAACCAGTTCACTGATAATTCTACTGTGAGTTCAGGATTTATTTCTGAATGGATCTGGAATTTTGGTGATGGAACTACAGGAACATCGGCTTCAACAAGTCATGCTTATTCAACTGCAGGAAATTATACTGCTACTTTAATTGCAGTAACAAATAATAATTGCTCTGATACTATTTCTCATCAGGTTGTAGTAAATGGTTTACCTGTATCAGCCTTTACTGCCGGCAACGGTTGTGCTGAATCGCTGATTAATTTCACAAATACTTCAAACTCTGCTTATGGTTCCATAACTGCTTATGCATGGAATTTCAATAATGGAAACACTTCAACATTAACGGATCCATCGATTCAATTTACAAACCCGGGAACGTACAATGTTTCATTGATAGCAACAACAGTTTCAGGTTGTGTTGACACATCAAAACAGGCAATTACAATTTATCCGGTTCCTGTTGCAGCAATCAATGTAACTTCTGCCTGTACGAATTCTAATATTGGTCTTGTAAATAATTCTACGATTACTTCAGGAACTATACAAAATCATTACTGGACTTTTGGCGACAATACAACATCAAATGCAATTACTCCTTCACATACTTATGCTTCAGCTGGAACATACACTGTGAATCTGGTTGTAACCTCTGACCGTGGTTGTCGTGATACTGTCTCAGTAACCACAAATTCTCATCCACTTCCTGTAGTCAGCATGACAACAGAAAGCGTATGTCTTGGAATTGATGTTGATTTCTTAAACTCTACCTCTTCTGCTTCCGGTGGAATAACAACATGGAACTGGTCATTTGGTGATGGAACAACTTCAACATCATTCCAGCCTTCACATAATTATCCTGCACCGGGAAATTACACTGTTCAACTCACAGCTACATCTAATTACGGATGTAATGCTACTTCAAGTTCTTCATTAAACATATATCCAAATCCGGTCGCTGCCTTCGCAGTATCGAATGTCTGCTTAGGCGGAGCAAATCAGCTTGTCAACCTTTCATCGGTTGATGGTGGTATCAGCTTCACAAGTACATGGACATTTGATGATGGAACGCACGATCAATCAACAAATCCTTCCCATACATTTGCCGCTGCCGGTGGTTACAATATTTCATTGGCAGTTTCCACACCCAACGGTTGTACATCTCAGGTTACCCACAACCTGAGTGTGTATAATCCTCCGGTTGCACGGTTCCTTGGAAATGATGTATGCGATGGTGTATCAACCCACTTCATAGATCAGTCGTATTCTCAGGACGGAAACATTGTTGGCTGGTTATGGAACTTCGGTGACAATGGTGCATCGATTGAAGGTAACCCTGCTCATCTTTATGGTGATCCGAATACTTACAATGTATCATTAACTGTTACTTCGATTTATGGATGTTATGATACTTACAACGATTCTGTTCAGATCTTTGCACGTCCATTTACTGCTATACATGCAACCTCTGCATGTCAGAATGCACCGGTTCAGTTCATGAACATGTCGAATAGTTCAGGTCAGGTTAATTACAACTGGGATCTTGGCAATGGATTTACTACGACGGATTCTTCATTCAGTTATACATTTGGTACAGCAGGATTCTATGATGTGACTCTTGTTGCAACTGATTCAAATAATTGTTCAACAACAGAACTTGCCCGTGTAGAAGTTTATCCTTTACCGGTACCAAATTTTGTTACAACAGAAGCTTGTCTTAATTCACCTACACAATTCACAAATCAATCTTATGTGAATTCAGGAAGTACAATTTCTGCATACATCTGGAATTTTGGTGATCAGTCAACTGCTAACCAAACTAATCCGAATCACACCTATGCTCAGGTTGGAACTTATAATATCACACTCGAAGCAGTTACAAATTACGGTTGTCGTGAGACAACAGTTGTACAGGCGCGTGTGAATCCAAATCCTGTTGCAATATTTGCTTCAAGTGGTTCAGGTTGCGGACCGATAACTTCAACTTTCACTGAAGGGTCATCTGTCAGTGAAGGAAGTGTAACGGGTTGGTTATGGACATTTGGAGATGGAGATATTTCTACGGATCGTTATCCGACTCACATCTTTACAAATCCGGGTAACTATGATGTTAACCTGACTGTCGTTTCTGATCGTGGATGTTATGCTTCTTATACCGGCTCAAATGTGATCCAGGTGTATCCATCACCTACTGCTGATTTTACTGCCAGTACTTATATAACTGATATCATGAATCCAACGATCGATTTCCAGAATCTTTCTACGAATTATTCAGCTTATCAGTGGGTATTTGGTGATGGTGCTTCAACTACAACAGTTCTTAATCCGACACATACGTTCAGTGATACAGGTTCTTATTCTGCTTTGCTGATCACAACAAATGCTTATGGTTGTCGTGATACGATCTTCAAATCAATTGAGATCCGTCCGAAATCAACATTGTTTGTTCCGAATTGTTTTACACCTAACGGTGACGGTAAAAATGAGGTCTTCAGACCATACCATACGAATATGGAACACTTACAAGTGTGGGTATTCGACAGATGGGGATTGTTACTTAAAACCTGGGATACTCTTGACGGTTCATGGGATGGTTTCTATGATGGTAAAAAGTGTCAACAGGATACATATGTATATAAAATTATTGGTGAGGGTATTGACGGACAACATTCCGAATGGGTGGGTCACGTGAGTATTGTTTACTAA
- a CDS encoding S9 family peptidase, which produces MRKSLLLCIAVFIAGTAQSQFKYPPTAKQDQKDTYFGTEISDPYRWLEDDRSAETGQWVKEQNIVTENYLKTIPFRDNLKKRLTQLWNFPKSASPFKAGKNYFVYTNNGLQNQFVLNILRGSISAKPEVFLDPNTMSSDGTTNIGTISVSNDGKYMAYAFSKAGSDWQEINIKNTIDGGMLTDKVEWVKFSGIAWRAGGFFYSRYDKPDEKNVLKGQNEFQKIYFHIAGTPQSVDQLIYEDKAHPQRNFGAGTTDDENWLIISGSEGTSGNNVIVKDLETPDTKFVTLVSDFEYDNAVVDNEGSNFFILTNKDASRYKLISVDAKNPAAPPVVIIPESKDVLISVSAGKNFLIAQYMHNATGLLKVFSRKGEFLYDIPLASIGAVDQITASKKDSKMFYSLDSYTAPSTIYQFDLDSKLQTVFFKPKMDLNLDEYETKQVFYPSKDGTSISMFIFHKKGIELNGNNPTMIFGYGGFNIPMTPQFKIERMLFLENGGIYAIANLRGGGEYGEEWHEAGTKLKKQNTFDDCIAAAEYLIKEKYTNPSKLALSGRSNGGLLVGAVMTQRPDLFKVAIPTVGVLDMLRYHKFTIGWAWKSDYGSSEDEPNFKNLLSFSPLHNIKERTNYPATLVITGDHDDRVVPAHSFKFIATLQEKYKGDDPVMVRIDVNSGHASTTALGSSKPVSKQIDEQTDIFSFLMYNLGMTVK; this is translated from the coding sequence ATGAGAAAATCATTACTTCTTTGCATCGCTGTCTTTATAGCCGGAACAGCTCAATCACAATTCAAATATCCTCCTACTGCCAAACAAGATCAAAAAGATACTTACTTCGGTACTGAGATCAGCGACCCTTATCGCTGGCTGGAAGATGATCGCTCTGCTGAAACGGGACAATGGGTCAAAGAACAAAATATCGTTACCGAAAATTATCTCAAAACAATTCCTTTCAGAGACAATTTAAAAAAACGACTTACACAACTTTGGAATTTTCCGAAATCTGCTTCTCCTTTTAAAGCAGGGAAAAACTATTTCGTTTATACAAATAACGGTCTGCAAAATCAATTCGTATTGAACATACTCAGAGGTTCCATCTCTGCAAAACCGGAAGTATTTCTCGACCCGAATACAATGTCATCTGATGGCACAACAAACATCGGCACAATCTCCGTTTCAAACGACGGAAAATATATGGCCTATGCATTCTCAAAAGCCGGGAGCGACTGGCAGGAAATCAACATAAAAAATACTATCGATGGCGGTATGCTGACTGATAAAGTTGAATGGGTGAAATTCTCCGGAATTGCATGGAGAGCAGGCGGATTTTTCTATTCGCGATACGACAAACCTGATGAGAAAAATGTACTCAAAGGTCAGAATGAATTTCAAAAGATCTACTTCCATATTGCAGGAACTCCTCAGAGTGTTGATCAGTTGATCTATGAAGACAAAGCTCATCCGCAAAGAAATTTCGGTGCGGGAACTACTGATGATGAAAACTGGTTGATCATCTCCGGCTCGGAAGGTACCAGTGGAAATAATGTGATCGTTAAAGATCTTGAAACACCGGATACAAAATTCGTGACTTTAGTTTCTGATTTTGAATATGACAATGCAGTTGTAGATAATGAAGGAAGTAACTTTTTCATTCTTACAAATAAAGATGCATCCCGCTATAAACTCATTTCTGTGGATGCTAAAAATCCAGCAGCTCCACCGGTTGTAATAATCCCTGAATCAAAAGATGTTCTCATCTCTGTCAGCGCCGGAAAAAATTTCCTTATTGCACAATATATGCACAATGCAACAGGCTTACTAAAAGTTTTCTCGAGAAAAGGTGAGTTCCTCTATGATATTCCACTTGCTTCAATCGGTGCAGTTGATCAGATCACTGCAAGTAAGAAAGATTCTAAAATGTTTTACTCACTTGACTCCTACACTGCCCCATCAACTATCTATCAATTTGATTTGGACTCAAAATTACAGACCGTTTTTTTCAAACCAAAAATGGACCTGAATCTTGATGAATATGAAACGAAGCAAGTATTTTATCCAAGTAAGGATGGCACTTCGATCTCTATGTTCATCTTCCACAAAAAAGGAATTGAATTGAACGGAAATAATCCGACAATGATATTTGGCTACGGCGGATTCAATATTCCTATGACGCCACAATTCAAGATCGAAAGAATGTTGTTTCTTGAAAATGGCGGCATCTATGCCATTGCAAACTTACGCGGTGGCGGAGAATATGGCGAAGAATGGCACGAAGCCGGAACAAAATTAAAGAAGCAAAATACATTCGACGATTGTATTGCTGCTGCTGAATATCTGATCAAAGAAAAATATACCAATCCTTCAAAACTTGCACTTAGCGGCAGATCAAATGGCGGATTACTTGTTGGTGCAGTCATGACTCAACGTCCCGACCTTTTCAAAGTTGCTATTCCAACAGTTGGAGTACTAGACATGCTACGCTACCACAAATTTACAATCGGCTGGGCATGGAAAAGTGATTATGGCTCCAGTGAAGACGAACCGAATTTCAAAAACCTGCTTTCTTTCTCACCACTTCATAACATCAAAGAAAGAACAAATTATCCTGCAACTCTTGTTATCACCGGCGATCATGACGACAGAGTTGTTCCGGCACATTCATTCAAATTCATTGCTACCCTTCAGGAAAAATACAAAGGCGATGATCCTGTAATGGTAAGAATTGATGTCAACTCAGGACATGCTTCTACTACTGCATTAGGCTCCAGCAAACCGGTAAGTAAACAGATCGATGAGCAGACGGATATATTTAGTTTCTTGATGTATAATCTGGGGATGACGGTGAAGTAA
- a CDS encoding PASTA domain-containing protein, whose amino-acid sequence MSNLGSFLKSRTFVINLVILLVFLLIVFGGVSSWMSSFTHHGESISVPDLRGQKMERMPAFLADKHLQFKVIDSLFDLEKNPGTVLEQDPAPNSKVKEGRTIYLTVNAQHPPDVKMPNLIDVSYRQAEAILVSFGLRVGQLTYRPDLAKNAVLDQRFKGSSISPGKNIPKGSKIDLTLGDGLGSVEVPVPDLTGSPLDEALFVLKGSSLNVGTIYYDKGVRDSTKAIIYRQEPAAGGNSTMNQGEAIDIYLR is encoded by the coding sequence ATGTCAAATTTAGGAAGCTTTCTTAAAAGCAGAACTTTCGTTATCAATCTCGTAATTTTATTGGTTTTCCTGCTGATCGTATTTGGTGGAGTCTCTTCATGGATGTCGAGTTTCACTCATCATGGTGAAAGTATTTCTGTTCCTGATCTTCGTGGACAAAAGATGGAAAGAATGCCGGCATTTCTTGCAGACAAACATTTACAATTTAAAGTTATCGATTCATTATTCGATCTGGAAAAAAATCCGGGAACTGTTTTAGAACAGGACCCTGCTCCGAATAGTAAAGTTAAGGAAGGTCGTACTATTTATCTTACAGTTAACGCTCAGCATCCGCCTGACGTAAAAATGCCGAATCTTATCGATGTTTCTTATCGCCAGGCAGAAGCTATCCTGGTATCGTTCGGACTTCGCGTCGGTCAGCTTACTTATCGGCCGGATCTGGCGAAAAACGCTGTCCTCGATCAGCGCTTTAAAGGAAGCAGTATTTCTCCCGGAAAAAATATTCCGAAAGGTTCAAAAATTGACCTGACATTGGGAGATGGTTTAGGGAGCGTCGAAGTTCCCGTTCCCGATCTGACAGGTTCACCGCTCGATGAAGCATTATTCGTTCTGAAAGGATCTTCGTTGAATGTAGGCACCATTTATTACGATAAGGGCGTTCGTGACTCTACAAAGGCTATAATCTACCGACAAGAGCCGGCTGCAGGTGGAAATTCGACAATGAATCAGGGCGAAGCGATCGATATTTACCTCAGATAA